A genomic region of Pirellulales bacterium contains the following coding sequences:
- a CDS encoding peroxiredoxin family protein — MNVMYAVTARSFNLCIVALILMAFGSASAGRADEKATAKMPAVGDKVPDFTLQDLAGHPQTLSKLTADSPTVLVVLRGFPGYQCPLCTIQVGGLIARAKEFQKANAKVILVYPGPADQLTERAKEFVKGKALPENFIFVTDPDYKFTEAYGLRWDAARETAFPSTFVIDQKGIVQFAKVSKSHGDRSKPEDILQALEAKK, encoded by the coding sequence ATGAATGTTATGTACGCAGTTACCGCTCGAAGCTTCAACTTGTGCATTGTTGCCCTCATACTGATGGCCTTCGGCTCCGCGAGCGCAGGACGAGCTGACGAGAAGGCAACAGCCAAGATGCCTGCGGTGGGGGACAAGGTTCCGGATTTCACGCTTCAGGATTTGGCGGGCCATCCACAAACCTTGTCGAAACTGACGGCCGATTCGCCGACGGTGCTGGTAGTGCTGCGCGGTTTTCCGGGCTATCAATGTCCACTTTGCACGATTCAGGTGGGGGGCCTGATTGCTCGCGCGAAAGAGTTTCAAAAGGCCAACGCCAAAGTCATCCTCGTCTACCCAGGCCCGGCGGACCAATTGACCGAACGCGCCAAAGAATTTGTTAAGGGCAAGGCGCTGCCTGAGAACTTTATTTTCGTAACCGACCCCGATTACAAATTCACCGAGGCCTACGGTCTGCGATGGGACGCTGCGCGCGAAACGGCCTTTCCATCGACATTTGTGATCGATCAGAAGGGGATCGTGCAGTTTGCCAAGGTCAGCAAGTCGCACGGTGATCGCTCAAAGCCGGAAGACATCCTGCAAGCGCTTGAAGCTAAGAAGTGA
- a CDS encoding sigma 54-interacting transcriptional regulator, translating to MSNDLRASAEDSKPGVSAALQDLAVDPSDVAVLRAIVEGTVQSTGEAFFQSLVRNLAVALNVKYAFVAEFAAVNTRVRTLAYWFDGRICANVEYDLDGTPCEEVVRGGLCHHQIGVKDQFPRDLPLKELGIESYLGVPLLDSDGAVLGHLAVFDPRPMDNEPRRFSIFQIFAARAAAELARLRIEQMLRDNEERFRDLFEEAPIAYVNEDLESRFISANRAAMRILGIQPDEVAGAVGRSFIPDTPHALRRFQEAFASVGKGTDTSGVVLELRRRDNGQPIWIQWWSKPDPSGTYTRTMFVDITERVLMEQEKARLTAENDYLQEEIKSVHNFDEIVGQSPSVAAVLDNVRLVAPTDASVLICGETGTGKELIARAIHSVSRRSDKPLIKVNCAALPTGLVESELFGHEKGAFTGAIARRVGRFELADGGTIFLDEIGELPPDAQSKLLRVLQEREFERVGGNTSLKVDVRIIAATNRDLLKSVREKTFREDLYYRLNVFPLVLPPLRERKDDIPLLVHFLVGKFSTRIGRKIETVSRQAIERLQSYDWPGNIRELENIIERAVIVAPGSMLDITADMLAPPTSGPVADGQLLSLEDFERQHILSVLKRSDWVIDGPRGAALILNLHPNTLRSRMKKMGISRGD from the coding sequence ATGTCTAACGATTTGCGAGCATCCGCAGAAGATTCCAAACCCGGCGTCTCTGCTGCGCTGCAGGACCTCGCGGTCGATCCATCGGACGTTGCGGTTTTGCGCGCGATTGTCGAAGGGACTGTTCAGTCGACGGGCGAGGCGTTCTTTCAGTCGCTGGTTCGGAATCTGGCCGTTGCGCTCAATGTCAAATACGCCTTTGTCGCGGAATTTGCCGCCGTCAACACCCGCGTCCGCACATTGGCCTATTGGTTCGATGGCCGGATCTGCGCCAACGTCGAATACGACTTGGATGGGACGCCGTGCGAGGAAGTGGTGCGCGGGGGCCTTTGTCACCACCAGATAGGCGTAAAGGACCAGTTCCCGCGCGATCTGCCACTGAAGGAACTGGGGATTGAAAGCTACCTGGGCGTGCCACTGCTCGACTCCGATGGCGCTGTGCTCGGCCATTTAGCGGTGTTTGACCCACGCCCAATGGACAACGAGCCGAGACGTTTCTCGATCTTTCAGATTTTCGCCGCGCGAGCCGCGGCGGAACTCGCGCGATTGCGCATCGAGCAAATGCTGCGCGACAACGAAGAGCGTTTCCGCGATCTTTTTGAAGAAGCTCCTATCGCGTACGTCAACGAGGATCTTGAATCTCGCTTTATCAGCGCCAACCGGGCAGCCATGCGTATCTTGGGTATCCAACCGGATGAGGTGGCGGGCGCCGTCGGTCGGTCGTTTATTCCGGACACGCCTCACGCGCTACGCCGGTTCCAGGAAGCGTTTGCCTCTGTAGGCAAGGGAACAGACACCAGCGGAGTAGTGCTGGAACTTCGCCGCAGGGATAACGGCCAGCCGATCTGGATCCAGTGGTGGTCCAAACCTGACCCCAGCGGAACCTATACTCGCACGATGTTTGTGGACATCACTGAGCGCGTTTTGATGGAGCAGGAAAAGGCTCGGCTGACTGCTGAGAATGATTACCTGCAGGAAGAAATCAAGTCAGTACACAACTTCGACGAAATCGTCGGCCAAAGTCCCAGCGTTGCTGCCGTGCTCGATAATGTGCGCTTGGTAGCGCCAACGGACGCGTCCGTGCTGATCTGTGGAGAGACCGGCACTGGCAAGGAACTCATTGCCCGAGCGATTCACTCCGTGAGCCGGCGTAGTGACAAGCCGTTGATCAAAGTCAATTGCGCGGCGTTGCCAACCGGCCTGGTCGAAAGTGAGCTCTTCGGTCACGAAAAGGGAGCGTTTACGGGCGCGATCGCCAGGCGCGTCGGACGATTTGAGCTCGCCGACGGCGGAACGATCTTTCTCGACGAGATCGGCGAGTTGCCGCCCGACGCTCAGTCCAAATTGCTGCGTGTGCTCCAGGAACGGGAGTTCGAACGGGTAGGTGGGAACACGTCGCTCAAAGTTGACGTGCGGATCATCGCCGCAACAAATCGCGACTTGCTCAAGAGCGTTCGCGAAAAGACCTTTCGCGAGGATCTTTATTACCGGCTCAACGTCTTTCCGCTCGTATTGCCACCATTGCGAGAGCGCAAGGACGATATTCCGCTGTTGGTCCATTTTCTTGTGGGCAAGTTTTCGACGCGCATCGGCAGAAAGATCGAAACCGTTAGTCGCCAGGCGATCGAGCGACTTCAGTCTTACGATTGGCCGGGCAATATTCGCGAATTAGAAAACATTATCGAACGGGCTGTGATCGTCGCCCCTGGCTCCATGTTGGACATCACTGCGGATATGCTGGCGCCGCCGACATCCGGTCCGGTCGCCGATGGTCAACTGCTCAGCCTCGAAGATTTCGAGCGGCAACATATCCTCTCGGTGCTCAAGCGCTCTGACTGGGTCATTGATGGGCCTCGCGGCGCCGCGCTAATTCTCAATCTCCATCCCAATACGCTCCGCAGCCGCATGAAGAAAATGGGAATCAGCCGAGGTGATTAG
- a CDS encoding sigma-70 family RNA polymerase sigma factor: protein MNGESKKADARTSAAAADTVAEPWNEEKRLLGQLREGNAAAYEILVRQQSGRMLAVARRMLMCESDAHDAVQDAFLSAFKSIKTFTGDSSIGTWLHRIVVNACLMKLRSRNGRSYVSIEDLLPAFDATGHHVRRVSKWTASPDELLARSELCSQVRAIIEGLPDSHRSVLWLRDIEEIDTEHTAEILDISPGAVKVRLHRARQALRALLEPLVCSEPGMLTVHQ, encoded by the coding sequence ATGAACGGTGAGTCAAAAAAGGCGGACGCTCGCACTTCCGCTGCAGCGGCTGATACGGTGGCTGAACCGTGGAACGAGGAAAAAAGACTGCTCGGTCAGCTTCGTGAGGGCAACGCCGCTGCCTACGAAATCCTGGTACGGCAGCAGAGCGGTCGCATGTTGGCGGTTGCTCGCCGGATGCTGATGTGTGAATCAGACGCCCACGACGCCGTTCAAGACGCCTTCTTGTCCGCCTTCAAGAGCATTAAGACCTTCACCGGTGATTCGTCGATTGGAACCTGGTTGCACCGAATCGTTGTCAACGCTTGTCTGATGAAACTACGGTCGCGCAACGGCCGGTCTTATGTCTCGATCGAGGATCTATTGCCGGCGTTCGACGCGACGGGCCATCATGTGCGGCGCGTTTCGAAATGGACTGCCTCGCCCGACGAGTTGCTTGCTCGTTCCGAATTGTGCTCGCAGGTGCGAGCGATCATCGAGGGGCTGCCGGACTCGCATCGCAGCGTCCTCTGGCTCCGCGATATCGAGGAGATCGATACGGAACACACTGCGGAGATCCTTGATATTTCCCCCGGGGCTGTGAAAGTACGACTTCATCGCGCCCGCCAAGCGCTGCGTGCGCTCTTAGAACCTCTGGTCTGCAGCGAACCGGGAATGCTGACGGTTCATCAATAG
- a CDS encoding carboxymuconolactone decarboxylase family protein, with protein MTPATESLQLQPLTLQTAPEASKPVLEDIQKRFGFIPNLMATFANSPAVLKGYLALEAEYQKTFTPVERQAILLTASVENSCGYCTAAHSTILKGVLKVPADVVAAIRAGRSTGNLKHDALIALTREVVRERGHVSQETIGKFLGAGYRQEQVIEVLLGVALKTISNYLDHIAPTPVDAAFAAEK; from the coding sequence ATGACACCCGCTACCGAATCACTACAACTTCAGCCGCTGACCTTGCAGACGGCTCCCGAGGCCTCTAAGCCAGTACTGGAAGATATCCAGAAGAGATTTGGCTTCATTCCGAACTTAATGGCGACGTTCGCGAATTCACCTGCTGTACTGAAGGGCTATCTGGCGCTAGAGGCTGAGTACCAGAAGACCTTCACGCCCGTCGAGCGCCAGGCGATCCTTCTGACGGCTAGCGTGGAGAACTCATGTGGCTACTGCACCGCCGCGCACTCCACAATCCTTAAGGGCGTACTGAAGGTTCCGGCCGATGTGGTTGCCGCCATCCGGGCCGGGCGATCCACCGGTAATCTCAAGCACGATGCCCTGATCGCTCTGACGCGTGAGGTCGTGCGCGAGCGTGGTCATGTAAGCCAAGAGACCATCGGGAAATTTCTCGGGGCTGGTTACCGTCAGGAGCAGGTGATCGAGGTGTTGCTTGGAGTGGCGTTGAAGACCATCAGCAATTACCTGGACCATATCGCCCCGACGCCCGTCGATGCCGCCTTCGCCGCCGAAAAGTAA
- a CDS encoding CHAT domain-containing tetratricopeptide repeat protein, which yields MRRRNWWVVYLAIVLAISAAGGQLSNAAEDVAPAASTSGSNRQALVDKEKELMASLSALIAQKKPEEALPIAQEAVKVCRELFGNDDAETALAIHQLAYCYSCLRKYEQACQFNREALAIRRKVLGDKHAYTALSLQNLGNTLGRQQKFPEALECHKESLAIYEEVAGQKSIEVANEAQYIGNLLAKSENYAEARRYLERAVAIRTEVQGENHSDTIAAIKRLDYTRIHLDDSQAAVDRLKTANPKVTVGEDARNPVEVASLIERGDLMFQSRSYAAAREKYEAALALCNVKHPKPVTTALLQSNLSIVLSLLGDYGKARAYVEQGLASTIKAYGATSAEAAKAWSDQGTLQLNLREFAAARLSFERGLAATISLYGPRNAKTIYLRTSLASVYSAIGDQKSAGREFEEALQIQKEMGNPEDSDAAFLHYEYGGFLLDEREFERAREQLELSLALRRKLLGNRHRKTANALDSLGRAHSLMHDYAKAQACFEEELAIRRETASKDHPELINGLKNLGYALGCQSKYAEAIDSFQQALSLGKKQFGENDPDAVTTYLSLARFSAANEDWRGAVQYAERGRRAARRRTSATLATLSERDQLFYLKQHEFPAYYTSLALALQLRQNPSIAALSANWVLNGKALGQEVLAERTVRAREGSDPTLKEITKSLVQLRGERARLTFTGGADKAREEKLAKAEEDLSRRLARAGSQSLQASQWVDVNRVRGALAADEILVDIAWIRSENFKDPADGVRAVRYAAWIIPASGKGEVKLLDLGDADAIDKAVVAWRVAIKSVFVVDEQTGKLKPIDKRAIALSDLALRRLSQLVLQPIERELGVAKHLLISPDRGLWLVPWASLLASDGGFLVENYDITYLVSGRDLIVPKAKRPSNQPLIVANPNFDLPPEDARKIEQLVRAGSKVPGPAKTENVRLKPPTARLGQPLEEFAKQVQAVSPKLAAYTGKKVAVLERDRALEPLVKSVHGPQVLLLATHGFFEAPIRPESIATTTALGGLDQASQAPPDNPLLRCGVLLAGCNWRNSIKGDDGILTGMEILGLDLRGTELVVLSACDTGVGDVRTGEGVAGTRQAFQLAGAQAVVATLWPVLVDEANLQMSDFFAQLAAGRTKPAALRNAQLAAIKRLREKYQAAPPLIWAAFTITGKCG from the coding sequence ATGAGGCGACGTAACTGGTGGGTCGTGTATCTGGCCATCGTTTTGGCGATTAGCGCGGCAGGCGGGCAACTGTCAAACGCGGCAGAAGACGTCGCACCAGCAGCATCGACGTCTGGCTCGAATCGGCAGGCGCTCGTTGACAAGGAAAAGGAGCTGATGGCTTCGCTATCGGCCCTGATCGCTCAAAAAAAGCCCGAAGAAGCGCTGCCAATCGCCCAAGAGGCCGTCAAAGTCTGCCGCGAATTGTTCGGTAATGACGATGCGGAGACGGCGCTGGCGATCCATCAACTGGCGTATTGCTACAGCTGCCTGAGGAAATACGAGCAGGCCTGCCAGTTCAACCGCGAGGCGCTTGCGATTCGCCGGAAGGTGCTCGGCGATAAACACGCCTATACGGCGCTGTCGCTGCAGAATTTGGGAAATACTCTGGGCAGGCAGCAAAAATTCCCCGAGGCCCTGGAATGCCATAAAGAATCGCTAGCCATCTACGAAGAAGTCGCCGGGCAGAAATCGATCGAAGTGGCGAACGAAGCGCAGTACATCGGGAACTTGCTGGCGAAGTCAGAAAACTACGCGGAGGCTCGGCGATATCTGGAGCGTGCCGTCGCGATTCGCACGGAAGTGCAGGGAGAGAATCACTCCGATACGATCGCGGCGATAAAGCGTCTGGATTATACGCGGATTCACTTGGATGATTCCCAGGCTGCCGTCGATCGACTGAAAACCGCGAACCCCAAGGTCACTGTCGGAGAGGATGCAAGGAATCCGGTCGAAGTCGCGTCTTTGATCGAGCGCGGCGATTTGATGTTTCAGTCGCGCTCCTACGCGGCCGCGCGGGAGAAATACGAAGCGGCGCTCGCCCTCTGCAACGTGAAACACCCGAAGCCCGTCACAACGGCTCTGCTGCAATCGAATCTATCGATTGTACTGAGTTTGCTCGGAGATTATGGCAAGGCCCGGGCTTACGTCGAGCAGGGCTTGGCAAGCACCATCAAGGCATACGGTGCGACCAGCGCTGAAGCAGCAAAAGCATGGTCGGATCAGGGAACCCTCCAACTCAATCTTCGCGAATTTGCGGCCGCCCGCTTGAGTTTTGAACGCGGCCTGGCGGCGACCATATCTCTTTACGGACCGCGAAATGCGAAGACGATCTATTTACGTACATCGTTGGCATCGGTTTATAGTGCGATTGGCGATCAGAAATCGGCAGGTCGCGAGTTTGAAGAGGCCCTGCAAATTCAAAAAGAGATGGGCAACCCTGAAGATTCCGACGCGGCGTTTTTGCACTATGAATATGGCGGCTTCCTTCTCGATGAGCGAGAGTTCGAACGCGCGAGAGAACAATTGGAATTATCCCTGGCATTGCGTCGTAAACTGCTGGGTAATCGGCACCGTAAAACTGCAAATGCGCTCGATTCCTTAGGCCGCGCCCATTCTTTGATGCATGATTATGCCAAAGCCCAAGCGTGTTTCGAAGAAGAATTGGCAATTCGTCGCGAGACCGCCTCGAAGGATCATCCAGAATTGATCAACGGCTTGAAAAACCTGGGGTACGCACTGGGCTGTCAGTCGAAGTATGCCGAGGCGATCGATAGCTTTCAGCAAGCGCTCTCCTTGGGAAAGAAGCAGTTTGGCGAGAACGATCCGGATGCAGTGACAACCTATTTGTCTTTGGCGAGATTCAGCGCAGCTAATGAGGATTGGCGTGGCGCAGTGCAGTATGCGGAACGCGGCCGTCGCGCTGCCCGGCGACGTACCAGCGCGACCCTCGCGACGCTATCAGAGCGTGACCAGCTTTTCTACCTCAAGCAGCATGAATTCCCTGCGTACTACACGTCTCTCGCGTTGGCCCTGCAGTTGCGACAAAACCCCTCGATCGCCGCACTATCCGCCAATTGGGTGCTTAATGGCAAAGCGCTCGGGCAGGAAGTTCTGGCCGAGCGGACCGTGCGTGCGCGCGAGGGCAGCGATCCGACGCTTAAAGAAATCACAAAATCACTCGTGCAGTTGCGCGGCGAGCGAGCCCGGCTGACGTTCACGGGTGGGGCCGACAAGGCACGTGAAGAAAAACTGGCAAAGGCTGAAGAGGATCTCTCGCGGCGACTGGCCCGCGCAGGGAGCCAGTCGCTACAGGCATCGCAATGGGTCGATGTCAACCGAGTGCGCGGCGCTTTGGCTGCTGATGAGATTCTGGTCGATATTGCGTGGATTCGATCGGAAAACTTCAAGGATCCTGCCGATGGTGTTCGCGCCGTCCGCTATGCCGCGTGGATTATCCCTGCATCCGGTAAGGGAGAAGTCAAGCTACTCGACCTGGGAGATGCCGACGCGATCGACAAGGCCGTCGTCGCATGGCGAGTTGCGATCAAGTCCGTGTTCGTGGTCGACGAGCAAACGGGCAAGCTGAAACCGATCGACAAACGCGCGATTGCACTTTCTGATCTCGCGCTGCGCCGCTTGTCTCAGCTCGTTCTGCAACCCATTGAACGAGAACTGGGCGTGGCGAAACATCTGCTAATCAGCCCGGATCGGGGCTTATGGCTTGTCCCGTGGGCCTCGTTGCTGGCGTCGGACGGAGGTTTTCTAGTCGAGAATTACGATATCACGTACCTGGTGAGTGGTCGCGATTTGATTGTGCCAAAGGCGAAGCGACCGTCAAACCAGCCTTTGATCGTGGCAAACCCGAATTTTGATTTGCCGCCGGAAGATGCTCGCAAAATCGAGCAACTTGTACGTGCCGGTTCGAAGGTTCCCGGGCCCGCCAAAACGGAGAATGTGCGACTCAAGCCTCCTACGGCGCGTTTGGGGCAACCTCTTGAAGAATTCGCGAAGCAGGTTCAAGCGGTCTCTCCTAAGCTGGCCGCTTATACGGGAAAAAAAGTCGCAGTCCTGGAACGCGACCGCGCACTCGAACCGCTAGTGAAGTCGGTTCACGGACCGCAGGTCTTACTATTGGCGACACATGGTTTCTTCGAGGCACCGATCCGTCCCGAGTCCATTGCCACTACGACGGCGCTCGGCGGCCTGGACCAGGCGTCGCAGGCGCCACCGGACAACCCGCTCCTGCGTTGCGGTGTCCTATTGGCCGGTTGTAATTGGCGCAATTCCATCAAAGGGGACGACGGCATTCTGACCGGCATGGAGATCTTGGGCCTTGACCTTCGTGGTACGGAACTGGTCGTGCTTAGTGCCTGTGACACAGGGGTAGGCGATGTGCGCACTGGCGAAGGCGTGGCTGGCACCAGGCAGGCGTTTCAATTAGCGGGGGCCCAAGCAGTCGTCGCAACGTTATGGCCCGTGCTAGTGGATGAAGCAAATTTGCAGATGAGTGACTTCTTCGCGCAATTAGCTGCCGGGCGAACGAAGCCTGCGGCATTGCGTAACGCGCAATTGGCCGCAATCAAACGGCTGCGGGAGAAGTACCAGGCAGCGCCCCCGCTGATTTGGGCTGCCTTCACAATCACTGGCAAATGCGGCTAG
- a CDS encoding phytanoyl-CoA dioxygenase family protein → MSHYFTEAQLRAMAEEFQVQGYLRIEEALSAEQVARFEEAVARHRREYPEDWIELSDSFCEGTNILPRTADFDEAIENPKTLDVLRAILGEGITFEEFAIMIRNPTENLQEVKGWHRDLIREYHRRHEIEAVSILMFLTDVKSTDHCFTIVPESHDRLLDLDPVDVAADAGVDVIGPAGTAVIFHARAIHNARLKAHSTQRRTLQAYFAQRGDQRTAEWSEIPPRLYTKQDPTLPPHLYSKWNVRNILDGVGRRPPDIAPDLPLAEVIREVQRRGREKMRA, encoded by the coding sequence ATGAGCCATTACTTCACCGAGGCACAGCTTCGCGCCATGGCCGAAGAGTTCCAGGTCCAAGGCTATCTACGTATCGAGGAGGCGCTAAGCGCTGAGCAGGTCGCCCGATTTGAAGAGGCCGTGGCGCGCCACCGCCGAGAGTATCCCGAGGATTGGATCGAGCTTAGCGATTCCTTTTGTGAAGGAACGAACATTCTTCCGCGCACGGCAGATTTTGACGAAGCAATCGAGAATCCTAAAACGCTCGACGTCCTCCGCGCGATCCTCGGAGAGGGTATTACGTTCGAAGAATTCGCGATCATGATCCGCAATCCCACAGAGAACTTGCAGGAGGTAAAAGGGTGGCATCGCGATCTGATCCGGGAGTACCATCGGCGTCACGAAATCGAGGCTGTATCGATCCTCATGTTTCTCACCGACGTCAAATCCACGGACCACTGCTTCACGATCGTTCCCGAAAGCCACGACCGGCTGTTGGATCTCGATCCGGTCGACGTGGCAGCCGATGCGGGCGTTGATGTGATCGGACCAGCCGGAACCGCCGTCATCTTTCACGCTCGGGCCATCCACAATGCCCGGCTCAAGGCCCACAGCACGCAGCGCCGCACGTTGCAGGCTTACTTCGCACAGCGAGGGGACCAGCGCACCGCCGAATGGTCGGAGATTCCGCCCAGGCTGTACACGAAACAAGACCCGACGCTGCCGCCGCACTTGTATTCGAAATGGAACGTGCGCAACATCCTTGACGGTGTCGGGAGACGACCACCGGACATCGCCCCCGACCTGCCGCTGGCGGAGGTCATTCGCGAAGTTCAGCGGCGCGGACGAGAAAAAATGCGCGCGTGA
- a CDS encoding PEP-CTERM sorting domain-containing protein, producing MFRNVLVSIVLALPPASAWGGIINGDFASGDFTGWTTLAQTNLGANAAIASIGGSYRAVLTSNPTGTKPATAAIQQGFSIPAAEQLTVNFGAELSLAGLSTGMAGLANISIVLSEIGGPFEQDWTYNLYNDPVHSSGSLSVPFQSVVSNLPHAGTYLWYAQVQAFDGPSGNDAFAQLTMGGMQLASVPEPATAALSVMGLGCAVTCWAARRRGKRCERRKSRASG from the coding sequence ATGTTTCGCAATGTCTTAGTGTCGATCGTATTGGCTCTTCCGCCCGCTAGTGCCTGGGGCGGAATCATCAACGGCGATTTTGCCAGCGGTGATTTCACGGGTTGGACCACGCTGGCGCAGACAAATCTGGGCGCAAACGCCGCGATCGCGTCGATCGGTGGCAGCTATCGCGCCGTCTTGACGTCCAACCCGACGGGAACCAAACCTGCCACGGCTGCCATTCAACAAGGCTTTTCTATTCCTGCTGCGGAACAGCTGACCGTCAATTTCGGAGCGGAACTATCTCTGGCTGGGCTTTCAACCGGCATGGCCGGCCTCGCCAACATCTCGATCGTCCTGTCAGAGATAGGTGGACCGTTCGAACAGGACTGGACCTACAATCTGTACAACGATCCGGTTCATAGTTCCGGCAGTCTATCGGTCCCCTTCCAGTCAGTCGTCTCCAATCTGCCGCATGCCGGCACCTATTTGTGGTACGCGCAGGTGCAGGCCTTCGACGGCCCATCGGGCAACGACGCCTTCGCGCAACTGACCATGGGGGGCATGCAATTGGCCTCCGTGCCCGAGCCCGCCACGGCCGCACTTTCTGTCATGGGACTGGGCTGCGCGGTCACCTGCTGGGCCGCGCGACGGCGCGGGAAGCGCTGCGAGCGCCGCAAATCGAGGGCGAGCGGGTGA